One window of Microcoleus vaginatus PCC 9802 genomic DNA carries:
- the sds gene encoding solanesyl diphosphate synthase: MISSTLLFSSVEEDLRLLTENLKQLVGARHPILYAAAEYLFGTKGKRVRPAIVLLMAKATMPDREITEKHRRLAEITEMIHTASLVHDDVVDESDLRRGVPTVHSRFNNRVAVLAGDFLFAQSSWHLANLDNLPVVKLLSEVIMDLAEGEIQQGLNGFDTSLSIEAYLEKSYYKTASLIANSSKAAGCLSEVSAEIADDLYNYGRNIGLAFQIVDDILDFTASTETLGKPAGSDLRSGNLTAPALFALEEKPYLEVLIEREFAQEGDLEQALALVEDSRGIERSRELATNHAQKAVEYLVALPHSESRQALIDLAEYVLSRLY, from the coding sequence ATGATCTCTAGCACTCTCCTATTTTCCTCGGTTGAAGAAGACCTGCGACTGTTGACAGAAAACTTAAAACAGTTAGTGGGTGCCCGTCATCCCATCTTGTACGCGGCTGCAGAATACTTATTCGGCACAAAGGGAAAACGAGTGAGACCCGCAATCGTTCTGTTGATGGCCAAGGCGACTATGCCCGATCGGGAAATCACCGAAAAACACCGCCGGCTCGCTGAAATCACGGAAATGATCCATACAGCTAGTCTCGTACACGACGACGTGGTGGACGAGTCGGATCTGCGGCGGGGAGTGCCGACGGTTCACAGTCGGTTTAACAACCGAGTGGCAGTATTGGCGGGAGATTTTCTGTTTGCTCAATCTTCCTGGCATTTGGCAAATCTTGACAACCTGCCAGTAGTCAAACTGCTTTCAGAAGTGATTATGGATTTAGCTGAGGGGGAAATTCAACAGGGACTCAATGGATTTGACACCAGCTTGTCGATCGAAGCGTACCTCGAAAAAAGTTATTACAAAACAGCGTCTTTAATTGCCAACAGTTCCAAAGCAGCGGGCTGTTTGAGCGAAGTTTCAGCGGAAATAGCAGACGATTTGTACAACTACGGTCGCAACATTGGTTTGGCATTCCAAATAGTAGATGATATATTAGATTTCACTGCTTCAACGGAAACTTTGGGGAAACCAGCAGGGTCGGATCTCAGAAGCGGTAATCTGACAGCACCCGCACTATTCGCCCTAGAAGAAAAACCTTACTTGGAAGTTCTCATAGAACGCGAATTTGCCCAAGAAGGAGATCTAGAGCAGGCCCTGGCACTGGTAGAAGATTCTAGAGGCATAGAGCGATCGCGAGAACTAGCCACAAATCACGCACAAAAAGCCGTCGAATACTTAGTTGCGCTGCCCCATTCAGAGTCCCGTCAAGCTTTGATTGATTTGGCTGAATACGTTTTGAGTAGACTTTATTAG
- a CDS encoding sensor histidine kinase: MVVRARQTKTSFDKSDAQCFTSYRELPSFKSRGESRKSEPARQWQLNSRGIWSRIFDPFFTTKPADEGRGLGLEIVKKSVEKHSGKIKVTSVIEPRTCIVSIPIAV; this comes from the coding sequence ATTGTTGTCAGAGCCAGACAAACTAAAACAAGTTTCGATAAATCTGATGCACAATGCTTTACAAGTTATAGAGAATTGCCGAGTTTTAAAAGTAGAGGTGAGAGCAGAAAATCAGAGCCTGCTCGTCAGTGGCAACTGAATTCCCGGGGAATTTGGTCACGAATATTTGATCCGTTCTTTACCACAAAACCCGCCGACGAAGGCAGGGGGTTGGGACTGGAGATTGTTAAAAAAAGTGTGGAAAAACATTCGGGTAAAATAAAAGTAACATCAGTTATCGAGCCAAGGACGTGTATTGTGTCAATTCCGATCGCCGTTTAG
- a CDS encoding AAA family ATPase produces the protein MQEEISILIQAQYPLIYLVTSEEERCEQAISTIAQAKPQRRVFIWTVTHGIVEYGQPRTTTQHNTVSPEAAIEWVIRQREPNSNASIYIFKDLHPFIDSPPVTRWLRDAIANFKGTQKTIILMSPLQQIPIELEKEVVVLDFALPDMKELNQVLSGQLEQTKSRRITTEAREKLLKAALGLTKDEAEKVYRKAQVSTGRLTEEEVDIVLSEKKQLIRRNGILEFIEEDETLDAVGGLEELKRWLRQRSNAFTERAREYGLPQPKGMLILGVPGCGKSLIAKTTSRLWGLPLLRLDMGRVYDGSMVGRSEANLRNALKTAESISPALLFIDELDKAFAGGTGSADSDGGTSSRIFGSFLTWMQEKTSPVFVMATANRIERLPGEFLRKGRFDELFFVDLPTKEERQDIFKIHLSKRRREITRFDLEQLSNVSEGFSGAEIEQALVAAMYEAFAQDREFTQLDIIAAIKSTMPLSKTMTEQVTALRDWARQRARPAASSVAEYQRMEF, from the coding sequence ATGCAAGAAGAGATCAGTATTCTAATCCAAGCTCAATATCCTCTGATCTACCTCGTGACATCCGAGGAAGAGCGGTGTGAGCAAGCAATTTCGACAATAGCTCAAGCAAAACCACAGCGACGAGTATTTATCTGGACTGTAACTCACGGCATTGTGGAGTATGGTCAACCTCGCACCACCACCCAACACAACACCGTCTCGCCAGAGGCAGCAATTGAATGGGTGATCAGGCAGCGAGAACCCAACAGTAACGCTAGCATCTACATTTTCAAAGATTTGCATCCTTTTATAGATTCTCCTCCGGTAACGAGGTGGTTGCGCGATGCGATCGCCAACTTCAAAGGAACGCAAAAGACAATTATACTGATGTCTCCTTTGCAGCAAATTCCGATCGAGCTAGAAAAGGAAGTAGTGGTATTAGACTTCGCGTTGCCAGACATGAAGGAACTAAACCAAGTATTGTCTGGTCAGTTGGAGCAAACGAAATCGCGACGCATTACCACAGAAGCGCGAGAAAAACTTTTAAAAGCAGCCTTGGGATTGACCAAGGACGAAGCTGAAAAAGTTTATCGTAAAGCCCAAGTTTCGACTGGGCGCCTCACAGAAGAAGAAGTAGACATAGTTCTTTCGGAGAAAAAGCAATTAATTCGGCGCAACGGCATTCTAGAGTTCATTGAAGAAGACGAAACCCTGGATGCAGTCGGCGGTTTAGAAGAGCTGAAGCGGTGGCTGAGACAGCGTTCCAACGCCTTTACAGAAAGGGCCAGAGAATACGGTCTGCCCCAACCAAAAGGGATGTTAATTCTCGGCGTACCAGGATGCGGAAAATCACTGATTGCCAAGACCACCTCCCGCCTCTGGGGACTGCCCCTGCTGAGGCTAGATATGGGTAGAGTCTACGACGGCTCGATGGTGGGTCGCTCAGAAGCGAACCTCCGCAATGCCCTCAAAACCGCAGAATCCATCTCTCCAGCCCTCCTCTTCATCGACGAACTAGACAAAGCCTTTGCAGGAGGCACTGGTTCGGCAGACTCAGACGGAGGCACCTCCAGCCGGATTTTCGGTTCCTTCCTCACTTGGATGCAAGAAAAGACTTCCCCAGTCTTCGTAATGGCAACAGCCAACCGAATCGAGCGGTTGCCGGGAGAATTCTTGAGGAAAGGCCGATTCGACGAACTCTTCTTTGTTGATCTGCCTACCAAAGAAGAACGCCAAGATATATTTAAGATTCACCTGTCAAAGCGGCGTCGGGAAATTACTCGCTTCGATTTAGAGCAACTTTCCAATGTTTCCGAGGGCTTTTCAGGTGCAGAGATTGAGCAAGCGCTAGTAGCCGCAATGTACGAAGCCTTCGCTCAAGATCGAGAGTTTACGCAGCTAGACATCATCGCGGCCATTAAATCTACAATGCCACTGTCTAAAACAATGACCGAACAGGTCACCGCCCTTCGAGATTGGGCTAGACAGCGTGCACGGCCCGCTGCGTCTTCCGTCGCTGAATACCAGCGAATGGAATTCTAA
- a CDS encoding CBS domain-containing protein, with translation MLTTVSDTQSLLEQAIDPKPPVLPPDTPLKVAIAAMTEASASCILIAFEQQLLGIFTEGDVVKITASEIPLAGVAISEVMTENPIAISLDKTGNIFKALSILRSKRIRHLPLTDEGGNLLGAITCESIRQILKPADLLKMWRAEEIMTTQLIVTSSSASVLEVAKQMRTQRKSCIVICTDSDNKNQKPVGIITERDIVKFQASGLDFARTPVTAAMSFPLIPLQVKATLWQAHQLMQQHGIRRLVVVDEEGYLAGIVTEISLLQALDPVEMHANVELLQETVADKIQELNKMNEELQKEALRRTKVEEKLRILNDNLEEQIQQRTLELINANSQLKKEIQDRTTAEAEVRRLNTQLEQRVLDRTVQLAASNEELQQQISGKKLLEEKLHFSERKVRAVFEAMTDIVLVLDSQRNIEVLPTNVAAAPEPDCDIVSLTIEHFFDDDNPDDWWVLVQQVLETQQTLNFDYSLTVCDREIWFSACISLFSKDAVIWVARNINARKIAESALCQKNAELSHTLEELKRTQKELIQSEKMAALGQLIAGVAHEINSPLGAIRSSVQNIADFLTEQLQQLPTFFQQLSPERRQDFFALLHNSRHETDTLSSKEKRQLKKLLQGQLESENIDDAASLACTLLDIGICNNVERFLPLLKDSQSRNIVETAYQFATVQKSTKNIATATDRAAKIVFALKSYSRYDQSGSKVIANITDGIDTVLTLYHYQIKHGVEVVRNYGTNLPSVLCYPDELNQVWTNLVHNALQAMGNKGVLKIDVKHQGNAISVSITDSGPGIPPEIMPRIFEPFFTTKPPGEGSGLGLDIVQKILEKHQGELQVESVPGQTKFTISLPIEIP, from the coding sequence ATGTTAACAACAGTGTCTGATACCCAAAGCTTGCTAGAACAGGCGATCGACCCCAAACCACCGGTGCTGCCTCCAGACACACCCTTGAAAGTCGCAATTGCTGCCATGACAGAGGCGAGTGCCAGTTGCATTTTAATCGCCTTTGAGCAGCAATTGCTCGGAATTTTTACAGAAGGCGATGTTGTGAAAATAACTGCTAGCGAAATACCGCTAGCAGGGGTGGCAATTTCTGAGGTAATGACTGAAAACCCGATCGCCATTTCCCTCGATAAAACGGGGAATATCTTCAAGGCATTGAGCATATTGCGATCGAAAAGAATCCGTCATTTACCCCTTACAGACGAAGGTGGCAACTTGCTAGGCGCTATCACTTGCGAAAGCATCCGTCAAATCCTCAAACCAGCCGACTTGCTGAAAATGTGGCGCGCCGAAGAAATTATGACTACACAATTAATAGTTACCTCAAGCAGCGCCTCAGTTTTAGAAGTCGCAAAACAAATGAGAACCCAGCGGAAAAGCTGCATAGTCATCTGCACTGACAGCGACAACAAAAATCAGAAACCTGTGGGCATAATTACAGAACGCGACATTGTTAAATTCCAAGCTTCTGGACTAGATTTCGCACGTACTCCCGTCACCGCCGCGATGAGTTTTCCGCTGATACCGTTGCAGGTAAAAGCCACCTTGTGGCAGGCTCACCAGTTAATGCAGCAGCACGGCATCCGGCGCTTGGTGGTGGTGGACGAGGAAGGATATTTAGCCGGAATTGTGACTGAAATTAGCCTGCTGCAGGCCTTAGATCCGGTAGAAATGCACGCAAATGTCGAGCTTTTGCAGGAAACAGTTGCCGACAAAATTCAGGAGTTGAACAAAATGAACGAAGAATTGCAAAAAGAAGCGTTGCGGAGAACAAAAGTCGAGGAAAAGTTGCGAATCTTAAATGATAATTTGGAAGAACAAATCCAACAGCGAACTTTAGAATTAATTAATGCCAACAGTCAGTTAAAAAAGGAAATACAAGACCGCACCACCGCTGAAGCTGAAGTTCGCCGCCTCAACACCCAACTCGAACAGCGAGTTCTAGACCGCACAGTTCAACTAGCAGCCAGTAACGAAGAATTGCAGCAACAAATTAGCGGTAAAAAATTGCTCGAAGAAAAATTGCACTTTTCTGAAAGGAAAGTCCGCGCCGTTTTTGAAGCGATGACCGACATCGTTCTCGTGCTAGACAGTCAGAGGAACATAGAAGTTTTGCCAACGAATGTGGCAGCGGCTCCTGAGCCTGATTGTGATATAGTCAGCTTGACCATAGAACATTTTTTTGACGACGACAACCCGGATGATTGGTGGGTGTTAGTTCAGCAAGTATTAGAAACACAACAAACTCTCAATTTTGACTACAGCTTAACAGTTTGTGACCGCGAAATTTGGTTTTCCGCCTGCATTTCTCTGTTCTCAAAAGATGCAGTCATTTGGGTTGCCCGCAACATCAACGCCCGCAAAATAGCCGAGTCAGCGCTGTGCCAAAAAAATGCAGAGTTATCTCATACCTTAGAAGAACTGAAGCGGACTCAAAAAGAACTCATTCAATCAGAAAAAATGGCAGCCCTCGGACAGTTGATTGCCGGAGTTGCTCATGAAATCAATTCTCCTTTAGGGGCGATTCGCTCTTCTGTGCAGAACATCGCCGACTTCTTGACCGAACAATTGCAGCAGTTGCCGACATTTTTTCAACAACTATCCCCGGAACGGCGGCAGGATTTCTTTGCTTTGCTACACAATTCCCGCCACGAAACAGATACATTATCTAGTAAAGAAAAACGTCAGTTAAAAAAACTTTTGCAGGGGCAATTAGAATCAGAAAACATTGACGACGCCGCCAGTCTTGCCTGTACTTTATTAGATATCGGCATCTGCAATAATGTAGAACGTTTTTTGCCTTTGTTGAAAGACAGCCAAAGTCGAAATATTGTAGAAACTGCCTACCAATTTGCTACGGTACAAAAAAGCACTAAAAATATTGCTACGGCTACGGATAGGGCAGCCAAAATCGTTTTTGCTTTGAAAAGCTACTCTCGTTACGACCAGTCGGGTTCCAAAGTAATCGCTAATATTACCGACGGTATTGATACTGTTTTAACGCTTTACCACTACCAAATCAAACACGGTGTGGAAGTAGTCAGAAACTATGGTACTAATTTGCCCTCTGTGCTATGCTATCCTGATGAACTAAATCAAGTTTGGACAAATTTGGTTCACAATGCTTTACAAGCGATGGGCAACAAAGGAGTGTTAAAAATTGATGTCAAACACCAAGGGAACGCAATATCAGTCAGTATTACGGACAGTGGTCCAGGCATTCCCCCAGAGATTATGCCGAGAATTTTTGAGCCGTTTTTTACAACTAAACCTCCAGGGGAAGGCAGTGGTTTGGGATTAGATATAGTTCAAAAAATTCTGGAAAAACACCAAGGTGAACTGCAAGTAGAAAGCGTGCCTGGTCAAACAAAATTTACTATATCCTTGCCCATCGAAATCCCTTGA
- a CDS encoding DUF1257 domain-containing protein has translation MSHFSTLRTKITDAEILKASLRDLGISVKSEADVRGYNGQRVRSDIVAILEGEYDLGWSRNSDGSFDLIADLWGVAKKHNQTELINSINQKYAVNKTLAAVKQRGLQNANVKLVVQN, from the coding sequence ATGTCTCACTTTAGCACTCTGCGTACCAAAATCACCGATGCCGAAATCCTGAAAGCTTCCCTGCGCGACTTGGGCATTTCAGTCAAGTCAGAAGCTGATGTTCGTGGCTATAACGGTCAGCGCGTTCGCTCCGACATCGTAGCGATTCTCGAAGGCGAATATGACCTAGGTTGGTCTCGCAATAGCGATGGTTCCTTTGACCTGATTGCCGACCTCTGGGGCGTCGCCAAAAAACACAATCAAACTGAGTTAATCAACTCCATTAACCAGAAGTACGCAGTTAACAAGACCTTGGCCGCAGTCAAGCAGCGCGGTTTGCAAAATGCCAACGTTAAGCTGGTAGTGCAAAACTAA
- a CDS encoding hybrid sensor histidine kinase/response regulator, whose amino-acid sequence MNNKPVIICVDDEPIILESLKIELKKTLGEEHLLETAEGGEDALELIEELLAEGCEIVAVISDYLMPNIKGDELLKQIHRISPKTIKIMLTGQADLEAVANTIKYAKLYRYISKPWQSEDLKLTVKEAINSYFREKQLAEQNAQLQKLNQELETLVEERTAQLRLSEEKFAKAFRSSPNPITITRLNDGRYLEINEAFCQTIGYSAAEILDRTALDLNLWENIQAHAELFKMLDEKQIILNYEFNFRTKIGEVRTGLLSAEIIDIHGETCVISVIQDISDRKLAEEKLRAVAASLAAAQRIARVGNWECDFSANTTTWSEELSRIFGLDPTQPAPTLTEFSQYVHPDDRQKWQTTIDTAIASGQSYSLEYRILRLEPEIAADNCPSQISEAGFIRYIEARGEVVVNQQGQVTKLFTTLMDITPRKLAEIALAESEEKYRHLVETSQDIIWSCNAQGHITFVNQAVKQIYGYEPEEMLGCSFSDFLAPGEIDWKWELQQRLLTGKTVFQYENIVLGKDGRKIDVNTKAIARMDAEGNIIGTTGTASDITERKQAEIVLQKAKEEADRANRAKSEFLSNMSHELRTPLNAILGFSQLLARDPNLGADQQQYLGIISQSGEHLLVLINNILQMSKIEVGLVTLNNSTFDLHKMLKNTENMLKLQAGKKGLQLIFDCRPDLPQYIEADESKLRQVLINVVGNAIKFTAEGGVNLRIKHELLKNKNYPEISASDNCCLLFEVQDTGSGISAEEMDNLFKPFAQTESGKKAQEGSGLGLPISKQFVQLMGGKMTVTSTLGRGSIFRFDVKVSLPNEMEIQVAQTARRVVGLEPGQPEYRILAVDDRLESRLLLVRMLTSLGFVVQEAENGVQAVEMWSSWEPHLIWMDMRMPVMDGYEATKQIKAHLKGQATVIIALTASAFDEERSLILSAGCDDFVAKPFREQVIVEKMAKHLGVRYVYDREASLSSEAAVSAEVSMANETADLAFTLNTSFLEAMPAEWIDELYSAADAVDNEEIFRLLLSIPSINASFRSAIADLANNFRCDRIIDLIEEFRNC is encoded by the coding sequence ATGAACAATAAACCTGTGATTATTTGCGTGGATGACGAACCGATAATTCTTGAAAGTTTGAAAATTGAGTTAAAAAAAACCCTGGGGGAAGAACACTTATTAGAAACCGCTGAAGGCGGCGAAGATGCTTTGGAGTTAATAGAGGAATTACTGGCGGAGGGTTGCGAAATCGTAGCAGTGATTTCCGACTATCTGATGCCAAATATCAAAGGAGACGAATTACTGAAGCAGATACACAGAATTTCGCCAAAAACTATCAAAATCATGCTGACGGGGCAAGCAGACCTAGAAGCAGTGGCGAATACTATTAAATATGCTAAATTGTACCGATACATATCGAAACCTTGGCAGTCAGAAGATTTGAAGTTGACGGTAAAAGAAGCGATTAACAGCTATTTTAGGGAGAAGCAATTAGCGGAACAAAATGCTCAACTCCAAAAGCTAAATCAAGAATTGGAAACTTTAGTCGAGGAGCGGACTGCACAACTGCGCTTGTCTGAGGAAAAGTTTGCTAAAGCTTTTCGTTCTTCTCCCAACCCGATTACTATTACCAGACTTAATGACGGTCGTTATTTAGAAATTAATGAGGCTTTTTGCCAGACCATCGGTTATTCAGCAGCAGAAATCCTCGATCGCACGGCGCTTGATTTGAATCTTTGGGAAAATATACAAGCCCACGCCGAGTTGTTTAAAATGTTAGATGAAAAACAAATTATTCTCAACTACGAATTTAATTTTCGCACTAAAATAGGGGAAGTCAGAACCGGGTTGCTGTCAGCAGAAATCATTGACATTCATGGCGAAACCTGCGTGATTTCTGTGATTCAAGATATTAGCGATCGCAAATTAGCGGAAGAAAAACTCCGAGCTGTAGCGGCTTCTTTAGCAGCAGCGCAAAGAATCGCCCGTGTCGGTAATTGGGAATGCGATTTCTCTGCCAACACAACTACTTGGTCGGAAGAGTTATCTCGGATTTTTGGACTCGATCCAACCCAGCCTGCGCCAACACTAACTGAGTTTTCGCAATACGTGCATCCGGACGATCGACAAAAGTGGCAAACAACGATCGACACTGCTATTGCTAGCGGGCAATCTTACAGTTTGGAATATCGAATTCTGCGCCTGGAACCGGAAATTGCTGCGGATAATTGCCCCTCCCAAATAAGTGAAGCCGGCTTCATCCGCTACATCGAAGCCAGAGGAGAAGTAGTTGTCAACCAACAAGGGCAAGTGACAAAACTCTTCACAACTTTGATGGACATTACCCCACGCAAGCTGGCAGAAATAGCCCTAGCAGAGAGCGAAGAAAAATACCGTCATTTAGTTGAAACTTCCCAAGATATTATCTGGTCTTGCAATGCTCAAGGCCACATTACTTTTGTGAACCAAGCAGTTAAACAAATATACGGTTACGAGCCTGAAGAAATGCTCGGTTGTTCTTTTAGCGATTTCTTGGCACCAGGAGAAATAGACTGGAAATGGGAACTTCAGCAGCGCTTGCTGACGGGAAAAACTGTGTTTCAGTACGAAAATATAGTATTGGGAAAAGACGGCAGAAAGATTGATGTAAATACCAAGGCGATCGCGCGCATGGACGCTGAAGGAAACATCATCGGCACAACAGGCACTGCTAGCGATATTACCGAACGCAAACAAGCTGAAATAGTCCTGCAAAAAGCCAAAGAAGAAGCTGACAGAGCCAACAGGGCAAAAAGCGAATTTCTCTCGAATATGAGCCACGAATTGCGGACTCCCCTCAACGCAATTCTCGGTTTCAGCCAACTGCTGGCCCGCGACCCAAACCTCGGTGCCGACCAACAGCAATACTTAGGAATTATTAGCCAGAGCGGGGAACATTTGCTCGTTCTGATCAACAATATTCTGCAAATGTCAAAAATTGAAGTCGGGCTGGTGACACTTAATAACAGCACCTTCGACTTGCACAAAATGTTAAAAAATACTGAAAATATGCTGAAGCTGCAAGCCGGAAAAAAAGGCTTGCAGTTAATTTTTGATTGTCGACCAGACCTACCTCAATATATAGAAGCGGACGAAAGCAAATTGCGACAAGTATTGATAAATGTCGTCGGCAATGCTATTAAATTTACTGCAGAAGGTGGTGTTAATTTGAGAATTAAACATGAGCTGCTAAAAAACAAAAATTACCCCGAAATTTCGGCAAGTGACAATTGCTGTTTGCTATTTGAAGTGCAAGACACTGGTTCAGGAATTTCTGCGGAAGAAATGGACAATTTGTTTAAACCTTTCGCGCAAACAGAAAGCGGAAAAAAAGCTCAAGAAGGAAGCGGTTTGGGCTTGCCAATCAGCAAACAGTTCGTTCAGTTAATGGGAGGGAAGATGACGGTAACAAGCACCCTCGGTCGCGGCAGCATTTTTAGATTTGATGTTAAAGTTTCGCTCCCTAATGAAATGGAAATTCAGGTGGCTCAAACAGCTCGCCGAGTGGTGGGTCTTGAACCCGGACAGCCAGAATACCGGATTTTAGCTGTTGACGATCGCCTGGAAAGCCGCTTGCTGTTGGTCAGAATGCTGACATCGCTCGGCTTTGTGGTGCAGGAAGCTGAAAATGGCGTTCAAGCTGTGGAAATGTGGTCGAGTTGGGAACCTCATTTGATTTGGATGGATATGCGAATGCCGGTGATGGACGGTTACGAAGCTACTAAACAGATTAAAGCGCATTTGAAAGGTCAAGCAACGGTGATTATTGCTCTGACTGCAAGTGCTTTTGATGAGGAGCGATCGCTGATTTTGTCTGCTGGTTGCGATGATTTTGTAGCGAAGCCTTTTCGGGAGCAAGTGATTGTGGAAAAGATGGCTAAGCATCTGGGAGTCCGCTATGTTTATGATCGAGAAGCTTCGCTAAGTTCTGAGGCTGCGGTGTCCGCCGAGGTTTCCATGGCAAATGAAACGGCTGATTTGGCTTTTACGCTCAATACTTCATTTTTGGAAGCTATGCCTGCTGAATGGATTGATGAATTGTATTCTGCGGCGGATGCGGTTGATAACGAGGAGATTTTTCGGCTGTTGTTGTCGATTCCTTCTATTAATGCTAGTTTCCGCAGCGCGATCGCCGATTTGGCGAATAACTTCCGATGTGATCGGATTATCGATTTGATTGAGGAGTTTAGAAATTGTTGA
- a CDS encoding response regulator: MPKPVILCVDDEVVVLNSLKIQLKKEFGDAYLYEVAENADEALEIIEEIQKEDESHILIIVSDWLMPGIKGDDFLIMVHQKYPKIVKVMLTGQADEVAIARVKEQANLHRCLYKPWERKELVETIKSGLAKI, from the coding sequence ATGCCTAAACCAGTAATTTTGTGCGTTGACGATGAAGTTGTAGTCTTAAATAGTTTAAAAATTCAACTTAAAAAAGAATTTGGGGATGCTTACCTCTATGAAGTAGCAGAAAATGCAGATGAAGCTCTGGAAATTATCGAGGAAATTCAAAAAGAAGATGAAAGTCATATTTTGATCATAGTATCTGACTGGTTAATGCCAGGTATTAAAGGAGATGATTTTTTGATTATGGTTCACCAAAAATATCCCAAAATTGTGAAAGTCATGCTAACCGGGCAAGCCGACGAAGTAGCAATAGCACGGGTGAAAGAGCAAGCCAACTTGCACCGTTGTTTGTACAAGCCGTGGGAGCGCAAAGAATTAGTAGAAACTATAAAATCTGGTTTGGCAAAAATATGA